A stretch of Prunus dulcis chromosome 6, ALMONDv2, whole genome shotgun sequence DNA encodes these proteins:
- the LOC117630478 gene encoding MLO protein homolog 1-like, giving the protein MAVASEGTSIEYTPTWALASVYFFFIFTAVFLRYSIHLLANWLRRHRKAALTDAVEKLKSELMFLGFASLLLAVTQDSISKFCIPAKLVDTMLPCRKRVAPESTQKEEDAEHFVARNFSTGAGGLYGEIHSLLADEAVSDSCSDGKVPFMKKRSLHQLHILIFVLAVMHIVYSVLTMALGRAKVLFSFSHYKAVLNFKCN; this is encoded by the exons ATGGCAGTAGCCTCTGAAGGCACCTCTATAGAGTACACGCCGACATGGGCACTTGCCAGCGTttacttcttcttcattttcaccGCTGTCTTCCTCCGGTACTCCATCCATCTCCTTGCCAAC TGGCTCAGGAGGCATCGAAAAGCTGCCTTGACTGATGCAGTTGAGAAGCTCAAATCAG AGTTGATGTTTCTGGGATTTGCATCACTTCTATTGGCAGTAACCCAAGATTCTATATCTAAATTCTGCATACCAGCCAAGCTTGTAGACACCATGCTTCCATGTCGCAAAAGGGTTGCACCCGAATcaacccaaaaagaagaagatgctGAACACTTTGTGGCAAGAAATTTCTCGACAGGAGCAGGTGGTTTGTATGGTGAAATTCATAGTTTGCTTGCAGATGAAGCTGTTTCTGATTCTTGCAGTGAT GGAAAAGTACCTTTCATGAAAAAACGTTCTCTGCATCAGCTTCACATACTGATTTTCGTGCTGGCGGTTATGCACATTGTGTATAGTGTTCTCACCATGGCTTTGGGAAGGGCCAAGGTGTTGTTTAGCTTTAGCCATTACAAAGCTGTTCTAAATTTTAAGTGCAATTGA